The genomic window ATGTTTCCTCCATCACCAGGTTTCACCTTTCTTGAGCAGCGCTGACTACAAACGGTTTTAAAATCGTGTCCCTGCGTGAGGCTTGGATGGATATTCCTATATCAAGATGGCTGCTGTGCGTGGtacttttgttttcagtagAAGTGGTCAGATGAGAAGAGTCGGCTACAGGCCACACGCCAGTGTGCCAGAATTAcccagtgtgttttttaattttaaacactATCGATATATACCTCATCGATGTGTAGTGGAAGCAACTCTAAGCAGGATCTTGAATCTCAAAATGGCTACAGAGAGAATGTGCCACTTCCTCAGTCCTGTTGTTTTCTAAGGACTTAAACCGTTTTCATcgactccaccaccacctccatgatttcattttttctgaagAAAGGCAGATATCCCATGTCAGATGGACTCTTCCTGTGGAAAGCCTGAATGATGCCCCTGGCCTGGTTCCCACGCTGTATAGGGAGTAACTGCCATACTGGGTATACACAAAGTGGTTAGCTTACTAGGCTTATATCTGCTGGACTTATGATTGGTTCTTTGTATAGTCGTCTTAATCAAGACATCTTTAAAGAATTCAGACATGATATATTCTGTGCTTTTCTAAGAATTGCACCCCTCACCCATGTTTGAATTTGTGGTCCAGTAACATTTCTGTAGTGATCTGAACATCAGTCCATCTCTTGTGGACTTTTGGCAGGACCCATAAAAGTCTGACGACTTGTATTGTTTTCTCCTGTTGCTCTTCGCAGCCAAGAGAGTTACCAGACAAATGGCAGCATGACATGTTTGAGGAGCATGTGAGTGGGCGCAGAGGACAAAGTGCAGGACCTGAAGGAAGTGTAGAAAATAGTGGCAAGCTGCTGGTTTCCAATCTGGACTTTGGCGTCTCTGACTCTGATATCAAGGTAATTTACTAAACCCCTATTAATCCTTTGCTGGTCTCAGTGTTGTTGAGAACATGACTGACGTTGATATTTTTGTCTTCAGGAGCTGTTTGCAGAGTTTGGGGGGCTGAGGAAAGCATCTGTACACTATGACCGATCTGGTCGCAGTAAAGGAACAGCAGATGTTCACTTTGAAAATAAGGCAGATGCACTAAAAGCCATGAAGCACTATAATGGTGTCCCACTTGATGGTGAGGATTCAGTTCCCATGCTGCAATGATATTGTCACACTTTAGGTACTTCTTCAAGTGATTCAAGTACACTCACATTTAAACATTCATCATCTTAAAATATTTCAGGCCGCCCAATGAAAATCCAACAGGTGACATCAGAGGATGATGTGCAGAGTAGACAGTCCGCACAGAGGTAAGCTATGAAAAGGGGAACATGAATGCAGGAAGGATTTGGGGAAGACTGATGATTGTGAATCTTGAGAAAACTGCAGACAAACCTTACTGAACTTTAATAACAGTCACAGTATATAAGTGGTGTAAATTAGCTTGATTTACTGCACATCCTCTTGCTCTTTTTGCAGTTCAAACAAAGGGTTTGACCGGAGCAGGCTCGGTCAGCCCAAATTTGAAAGGAGGGAACGGGGTGAACGGGGTGAACGGAGGCgaggtggtggtggcagtggaGGTTTCAGAGGTCGTGGAAGAGGTGGAAACAGACCCCAACTTTCTGCAGAGGAGTTGGATGCCCAGTTGGATGCTTACAATGCCAAGGTATGTACTCAGACtaaatgattttaattttataCTTTGAGCATATTGTGAACATTTATAGCcatttattgtattgtaatagtaatatttttttccatgtttttagTTTCAGATGGACACCAGTTAGAAGCACTCAGGGAGGATGCTGCTTtgctcctttttttaaaattttggaCATTAATGTAAAAAAAGTCCGGGTCAGGGTAATCTGATATGGTGGATTGGACTTTAGTACACCTATGTTTTGAAGCCATTTTATTGTATGGAACATTGTATTCTGctgacttattttttttattactgttgcCATGTTTTCtggggcagttttaagttgGATTTACATGCATTTTTCTCTCAGGCAACCAGCTCCTGTTCTCTTTGTGTAGTTAATTAATTTGAATGTGcaacatgatttttttcccctcttttcaaTCATGTAAACCTGAATTAATGGTTTAACGGGCTGTTTAATGTactgataaaatgttaaatgataaTGTACATCAGTTCATTTACTTGATACTGTATACTTGACATGATGAACGTGTTTCAAATGGTTTTGTACATAAATACATTGAATCATCTTTCTGGTGTTTATTTACTGTTATTGACAGTGACATTGTCTGCCTTAAAATGGTTTGAAACCAAATGTGACCAGATTATAACAGTATTTTGCTATTATTCTCTATCTCTTTATATAGTCTGTCACTCAGGCCTGCTTTAAATATTCTGATGTCTTAAGCTTTGACAAATTGTGCTTCAATTTGAAGTGAGATTATTTTGCTGCAAGGTGTCCATAAGTGACAATTAATGATATAACTTAATATAATAATGCTAAAAGTGTGGCACAAGTAGAGAAAAGCGAAGCAATGAAAGGTCCACTTGAGATGTCCATATATCAGCTGCACAGCTGTATCTGTCTTAACCCCTTACACAGACATGCCACATCAAGTATGGCTGTATAGCTTTTCATGTGCTAATGGAGAATTCTGTTTCTTTCAAAACTTACCTGGTCTCATTTTGAAATTCATCAGTTTGTTGAACAAATGCCTGACCACTAGTCAGACATTACACAACTTTATTTTGGATATTTGTATTCTGGTGACCTAATTTGGTCAAATGTTAGTGACAACAAGTGATTGAGAACAAAAACAGCTAAGTGTTTACCCCTCGCATGTTACAACACTGTAGTCCCCTGccctctgtttcttttcataGAGTGAGAGTAGAGTTTGAATTATAGAATATATCTCTGTAAACTATGagtttttacaaaaaaattaaaacagtattGATTTTTGCTGGCGCGCGCCACCGCACTGTGCGTCACATACGCGCAGCGTGCGCGGACCTGTTTCCGGGAAACGTGTTGCGCGGGCAGCGCACGGGGCGGCGCCGATCCCTTGTTCGCCATACTTGCACAGGAGCGCAGGGCAACGAACGCACTTACTGCAAAGGCACCTGAAATCACTactgcattaaacattaagGTAAGTCCCCTCAAATTCATGGGCACGTATTAGCACCATTTCTAGAGTAATCCTAACCGGCGCACGTCCCTGGAACCGTTTTGATGTCACTCCTTGTCTCTGTCAGATGATGATAACTTgtcatgctaatgttagccgcCGGCTCTGGTTAGCTTGGTTGAATTGTTCCAGTGAGCCAGCTAGCCActtgtctctctcctcagtccCACCCTGAATGAGAGGGTCGGCGCCAAGAAAAGTTCAGCCTCATTGTTCAGTATAAATCCATTTATAATCACTCAGACAAGCCAACTTTTGCAGCTAACATTGCGCTGCCGCTAGCCTGGCGTGCTGTCAAAAGCAGTAGGTTTTCTGAAAAGATGCCAGACTCCAATGATAGCATTAGCTAGCCCCCACAGTCATGActgtaagttgtttttttttttttttttttttttttttttttcgccaTGGTAGTTGCGGTTATCCTATTGACATCAATCCTGACTTGACACAGTTGTGAACATCGTGTAATTCAATAATATTTCCAAGAGGTCATATTCATGTCATCACAACTTATTTCTTTATAGGAAACACTGGATTTTTAGTTGCACTGGTTTCTGGGTGCTGTGATTTGTAAAATTGCTGTGCCAAAAAAAAGTTAAGTTAGGCAATTATCATAATGGCAAAATAGGACATTTCCTTAGTGACATTTGTTTACATATGTTCCATATAATTCTGTGATCTTTACAGTTATTCATGAAAGAGACTGGGCAGACATTGCTGTTGCCCTGCAGTTTGTTATTGTTTAACACTAAAATAGTTTTACTCAGAAGAaacccagacagacagaagaggtAAACTTCAGTGAAACTTTGAGTCAGCCAGTCCCCGGTATCCTGTGCACTGTCTATGTGAATTTGAACTTTCTAGCCTCCTGTCATGTTCAGTGAGCATTTTAATGGCTAAAGGCTGCTTCCTCCCTTCCAGCTGGGTGGGGTGGGCCTGTCACATTGGATTCCAATGCAGTTGTGAAATATCtcagtgttgatgttttgtgTGACAGCGCTTGATGAGGCCTCTGATATTACTTTTGGTCAACTTCTTCTTAAGTCTTGTCCCTTTGAACATTTTAGCTGTAGAAACAAAGCATGCATGACCAGGTACAACGGGATGACCAAGAGGGGCATGTTTGAAAAAGgaatgtcaaagaaaacataataaatCATAAACATCTCTCATTAAGAGTGATGGCCTGCTACTGCATACATGTATAGTAGATGTATAGCCCTTTCCACCTaaagagaagggaagaggaaCTCCTTGATTTTTCACCACAGTGACAGAAGGTTTAGTGCCAGTAGTTACATAATGCATTCTCTCTGAAGCCCCCTCCCCCACCAGCAGTTCTCCTGTCATTACAAACAGCCTTGATCCAAATTTTGGCCCTTGCGGATATATCAAATTTAGTTATGCAAAACAGTGGAGTGCATTTTGAGATCAAAGGAATGCTCAATAAAGGAGCCTGGGCTTctttgctgcagtgttttgtcaTATGACCCATCTTCCACTGGATCTACACAGTCATTCCATACAGGGTGAATGATCTTTGAAGTCACATTCTTATCAAAAAGATACTAAGGAACTTGCCTTATATAAAACTAtattaacaattttttttcagaaaagTGTATTGTAGATTATCATTTAAAGGGAGATTTGATCATAGATAAATTTGATCATAGATTTCCAAGCCCTTAATTAATCATATGTAAATGGTTCCTTCAGGTATGTGTGTACAGTGGTGGAAGGGGAAATTTTGAGCAGGTCTTTGGACCCTGCTCAGGCACGTTTATGACTATAGACTACAGCTACTCAGTCAGCAGAGTTCGCACCTGTACTGCTTACAGACATTCCTCTGCTGCTAGTCGGCTGCTAGTTTGGGCAGGTGAGAGAAGAGACCCAGGGAAAATTATGCTCACTGACTCTCCCTGCAAACCAGGTGGGAGATGTTAACAGTATTATGGTTGTTGACTGTGGGTATTCATTATAGCATTAGTCTCCTCATTCCAATTTtgcaaaatgtcagtaatggAAATTTTATTTTAGATATCCAGTTAGCTATGCAGCTCTGTTATCATGTGATTCTCAGTCACTTTACCACAATTTACTTAGCAGTGTGTTTGAGGGTGGCTGCAGAAAGCATTTAAAACCTCAGTAGTTGATGTCATTGTGTAATGTAAACTGACATGTCAAATAGGTATTATTGGCTATAGCATTATCAGTGTGTTGGACGATTAGATGAAGGTTGGATTAGCTCACAGCCGTGTTGTTAATGCCAAATGTATGTCTGCAACTAATAACTATTTCCTTGATTAGTCAGGTAACTTtttccataaaatgtcagaaaatagtaaaaaactGCTCATCACAATTTATTGAAGTCCTGTGTGATCcaatatcttgttttgtctgagcgACCGTCCAAAACAACAAAGGATACTAAGTCTACAGTTAtataaaaatagagaaaagcatcacattcttacatttgagaaactgTAACAAttgattttttgttgtttttgtttaaaaatgactgGCAGTTTATCAGTTAGCAAAACAGATACAGATTTGTTTTATATTGATTAActtatcaattaattgattaatggGTTGGGGTGAGTGGCTTCTGGTGCATGTGGTCTCTGCAAGTCTTACACAGATCTTCATTGCCATTTGTCTCAGACCAGCGGAATAGCTGCATATTTAGCACTACAGGGAAGGATCAGACTTATTGCAAATGCCCAGAGAGAGTTTAAATCCTTGattcattctgctgctttttactCTGCGAATTAgtattgtaaaaaaaatcatccttGAGGTTTTTCCTGGAGTAGCACAGCTCAAAAATGTTGCCAtaattatttacagtattaAAACTGTTGCACTTGAGAGGCTGCAGGAGAATGTAACTCTAAGGAATGGACACAAAATGATTGAGATGTGTACACTGCTTTGCTTGAGCCACAACCAGGGATTCAGGGGCCTGGTGTGCCTGTTTAGTGCTGGGTGTGGGATGGCCTTAGTGTGAATCGTAATTCTTTTGGCATAAACAGTGCTCTTCCTGCTTTTGTTATTCATTATGTTTCTGCAGAGGAATTTTTTCCAATACTAACTTCCTTAGCAAGAGATGACCCTACCACAGGGAAATACAGAGTCTACAACCATGCTTATTTGCTGTCAAAATTCATTTTAACTTTCAGATAATATTTCTTTTGAGTCTTCCTTTCCTGATGTTGAATGTATGACTTCCTTATCCAGGGTTTTATGTGCAGAGAAATAAtcttaaaatagaaatactctTCATTAGTTTTAAACAATGTGATGTGACTTTATTGCAGGGAAGGAGCAGTAGCCTTCCTATAAGGTAATGACAGTAAAAcacccttctttttttctttaaaaaaatccctGTGGGCTTATTTTTCTCATGCCATAGGAAAACAGTGCTTTTCCTCTGACCTAAATAATGTCTGGACCTGTGATGTGAagacccccccacccacccacaggGGTAGGCTTTGTATCATGTGATGCATGACGCCTCATTCATGACTCTCCTGGTGGTGATGTTATTTCAGAGAAATGTGTTCAGATGATATCACATAGCAGAGTTAGGTCATCCACAAACAGCGTAAAGAGAAATACTGCTGTTCCTGCTGCCGCTTCATCAGCACcacctcacagagcagctactGATCCAGTAGGCTGCACGCTTTCCATCAGCATTCCCCTCTGGCATTGTTGTTGTGGTCATCTGTTTATCCAGTGATTTACAACCTTTCCCCCAAGAGGTGAGTGTCTATAGGGAATGCAAGAAGAATTTGCTGCATACTGAGCATTTAAAAATCGCTGTTTGTCTTAATTTTTCTTCCactatttttttcctcaactCTACATGCTATATTTTCCTCCCCATATGCCATTACTGCGTAACGTTCTTCCTCCCCCTTCACCCAATCTGTCTCCAGACATGGCTGAGGATGAGGTGACTCCGGAGCAGCTAGCAGCCATTGCCGCCGAAAATGAGGAGCCAGAGCCGGTGAACTACAAGCCACCAGCCCAAAAGACGGTGAAAGAGATCCATGAGCTGGATAAGGACGATGAGAGCCTACGCAAATATAAGGAAGCCCTGCTTGGCTCTGGGGTCACTGAGTCCGGTAATGCAGTgtgcgtgtgaatgtgtgtatgagacagagagagacttaCTTTAAGTGGCATAGGTGCATGGATTCAAATTCATCTTTCTGTACAACCCATTCTCTGCTTGGCTAACAAGTTGGGAAGCCTTATGAAGTGGCATACATTGGACTTTGACATATCAACTGCATTTAATGTGCTGTATAATCTCATAAATCAGAGTGTGACTGACTGATTTGGGGAAAATCAAATTGCAGTTTTTTGGACTCTTGCGCTTTAATtgcaaattacattttctgtagATTAAGCTGCAGGCTTGTATTTGTGATAGGCATGGTGTTAATTTAGAAACACAGGTACAAAGTGTATTCACAATTGtttgaacatgaacatgaattagataaaataaaacatgtggcacgttctttttttcccagtgaGTCAGTTTAAGGAAAGTCAACTtgtaaataaatcagtttaCCAGAAAGATATCAGTTTAGCTCACAATAACTATTACAGTAGTCTTCTTCTTTATATTAGTCATTAATATTCAAAATGATTCCATTCATTATTATATTGATACTTGATAATGATTGGTACTTGAGACTAAATAAGTTAAAAGGGTACTCCACTGATTTAGTGCTGCACTCCTAACATTGTTGGACTCATTGGAcactaataaaaaaataaaaagaaaagaatcaaaaaCAATGCAGAAGAAGCAGAGATATATGTTCTTCCACAATACCAGCTTTCACCAAATGTAAATGCAGACATTGGAAAGAAGAGAGCACATGAAGCAGACAACAGCCAAGATTTTCCAAATTCTAAGAAAATTAGTGTTAATTAGCTGAGTAAGTCTGCTGGAGATGGTAGGCGTTATAGTTTGGCAAAATCAGTGGAAACCATTTTAACCTCTCACCCCTACAGCTTGTTAACACACTGTTAATAATGTAAGCACAGCTCTTGTGATTTGCAAATTGCACTCACACTGTGTCTTTgatagaaaaacaataaatcattcaggcctaaatatgttttttgtgtgaagATGCATCCGTGTAGAATGAAGATCTACATACATTCATAGTAATCCGTGACTAAGGAATTCTCTAGTATGTTGAACCCCTGATAATCAGTATTCCATTGCACAGTGAAGATAAAAAGGTTACTTCAGTGGGACAGAGACTAAACTGAAGTCTAATTAATGCAGAGGCTGTTCCAACTACAGCACAGTTGTTCCGATTTCAGCTCTCCTGAGCCCTTACACTTGGACAGCTGCTAGTTTCAGGACACACATCATGTGCAGCCTGGTCTATATTGTCTCCATACGTCCACCACAAATACCTCTACATTTATTGTAGCGTCTTTAATATTGAGTACATTAAAATGTACTCATTATTAAAGACAGTTATCTAAACTAATGCTAGCACCCTGCACAAATCTACATGGTATCAACATACAGTGTCTAAAACCTCTTGCCTGGGAAAGTATGTTCGAGAACATCTTGGTTGTCTGTATTAAACAATCTTCTTTGATCCTGTTTCAGATCCCAGTGTTCCCAATGTTCAGGTGACTCAGATGTCTTTGATCTGTGAAAGCGCCCCTAACCCCCTGGTCCTCGACCTGCAAGGTGAGTTCCTGTTTGAGCTGCTGAATGCAGCAGAGATaaagttttacttctttgtttGAAAAAAGGCAACTTGTCAGCAGTATGAATGCCCTCAGATCATTTTGACAGATCGTGGATGTcatacatcaaaataaaagagatCATTAAGCTTTAGATGGACAATTTGTAGTTATAGTAGGCACAACAATGTTTTTGTCctggtctttcttttttcttctactcactgttttaatttatatttgccCCAGTCAAATACAGTATCACTATGGACATCAGCACTGACCCTgctctttttttggttttcatccAGCACTACTTAAAGATCATTCTATAAAGGTTTGAATCTGTCTGGAGCATGCTGTAAATAACATGATCCACTGATGGACTGCAGAGGTATAGAGGAggttcttttttctgtttgactgaTGGCTGTGAAAATGTACATCTGATATTCCCAGAGATGATCTAGCAGTTAAGACCCCAGCTGGCCTAGATTTGATTCCATCCAGAACATTCTGCCCTGtgtctctcttcccctccttcactcctgatTCCCCCACTTTCTCAGCTAAAAATAATGACTGCCTGCtcaataaatacaatttaaactAAAAGCAAAATTCAAGCAAAAAGTCCTAAATATCCCATAGTGATGGTAATATTCAGCTGTGAAACTATCTATACTAACAAAAAACCATAATAACACCATTGTAATGTTTGTAAGATACTGTAGTGTTGTGATGATGGAACTGATGTTGGACAGGAGACCTTCAGAGGTGAAAGTTTGTAAACACGTTCTCGAAGCAGTAATGATCTGCTGGTTTTTTGCTGCCTCAGTGCACAGACTTGTCTTAAACAAGTTTGGAAGTTATCTGCAGCACATAACTGATAtgtaaacatcagcagcattaaaaaaacatcacccAAGTGCTAATATTGATGTGAGCATTACAATCTGAATGAGGACTGTAACACAAGTTGTAGCAGTTGTGAGGCTTCTGTTTGTTTAGTAGTGAAACCTCTACCCAGATAGTTCCTTGCCTGTCAGAAAATAGTGCCTCAGGAGCAGGGCCTTATTTTGGGGGGATGAAACTAAAACTGGAACTAGGTTCCTGCAGTCGAAATGCAGATAAAGTGTCCCAGTATTGCCAGAATGTTTCTGAATTTCTGGATTTGTCCTGAAAGGTTCAGTTCCATCAGTAAAAAAATTCATTTAGTTCCTCAGATCTTAAAGGGATGTCTTTAGTGGGCAagttttgttcaaccaacagtcAAAACATACAACGCGATCAACAATCAGTTTACTGTTACAtatgatgaagaaaagcagcaaattgtcCCATTTTAGAAAAGGAAACTACCacatgtttggtgtttttgcttgaaaagtgaCTAAAGCGATCAGTCATTTACCAAAAATAGTTCTAGCAATAAGTCTCAATTAGGCGACCATTGCACCTCTATTATAGTATATACAATTATATACTGTCTGTGTTGTCCATGCTCATTAACATAGATGTGGGGGACAGATGTTCAGAATAGCTTTCTGACActtaaaacatttcaacatttccacaaggttaattttttatttgtaatttatttttttcaggaCAGTCGTTTTGGATTATATTTGATTGTACAAATAAGTAGCACCTCAGTGTGTATAGTCAGTCATCCCAAAAAAGTCACTCAAGACTGAAATTGCAACAGTtgtacataaaaagaaaaaaataaagtttcttttGATACAAATGACACTAGATTTATTTCgtttatttatctattcattttctgtttgtaattaTGTATGTTTGTGACATTGCAAAGTTACAGTAAAAGCTTGCTGAAATGAGTCATACAAATGCAGTGAGTTAGATCAGTTCCAGTACAGGAATCAATGGAACTTCTGTATAACAGACCCATCTAATGTTGGATTATTATGAAAGGCAGGCACCAGTTTAAGAGAAGGACCTGCAGCAAGAGATCCAACACCAGCAACTGCTAACGCTCTAATCTCAATGTTTTTAGATGAACTAAGGTTGGTCATCACCCAGGGTACTGCCAGATAATTTTAGAGGTCTGTGGATTTATTCCATAGAAAGAAAATTAAGGCATATAAATGTATTATCATCATGTCTATAGTGTcgtgtatatatttttgttattgtaaatACTAGTGAGTGAAAGTAAAGATGTGATTGCTTGAGAATCAcaacatttttaagttttcttaaTTACAAAATAATCCAGCGATAGTTGCCCATACATCCATGAGTACATTGCAGACAAGacctgctaaatgctaatgtggCATAATTTTAATTGCGccaatttgccaaaatgtaaagACACTGGGGATAATTAATTTGACTCCATGACAACATTATAATGTTACTATGATGAGAggttgggtggggggtggctCCATGTTGACTGCATCATGACTCAATGATTTTTAAGggacaaaaaaccaaacaaaaaaacaacgGATCTACCTATAAAGGGCAATTAAATTAGGAGATTGAGTTAAATATGAAAGGTAGAAATTGAGttcttgtgtatgtgcatgcagcAGCATGTGCAGATGTCTCTTTAGTTATAGCACGCCTGCTCACCTGCAGGGATTTGTGAAAATATACTTTGTAACCATTTTCCCCAGAGTCTGATGAAAAGATGGATATTAATGCTTGATAAAATGCTAGCATTTGCCACAGCTGAGCAAGATTAAAGTTTCACATGATGATCTTGAATAAGAAATAGTGATGTTTATTGTAGTCATCCCTAACTTAGAAGAAACTGACTAAAGACGTGACATGATAGAACCCTGTTGGTTCTGAGAATTATTGAACATTTAATATAATCAATACAACGTATGTGTCTCCTCTCACAGCAGATGTGAGCCACAAATTATCAGCCAgtgccaaacacacaccctcacattAATGTTCCTCACATCAGTGATGTTTGTCACACACTGTtgctaaattattaaattaaaacatcactCAGACCTAATGTTCCTTTAAAGCACTTTGTGCTCTCTGGGGTTCCTGTTGCTAATGATGACATTCTCTGTGTAAATATTTCCCAAGTGAAACAAGGATAAAgagcttttcattttattggCCAACTAAGTGACTTGGATTGTCACTTGGGCCAAAATGGTGAACTTTTAACAAATACCCTCAGTTCATTCAAGACTGAAAAGCATTGAAGAGCAGGTCATCAGATTCTAATATCTGTACAAGCTGTAGTTGAGGCTTGTCCTATTGAGGATTTAATTAGCAAGAACACTTCTCCTTGAATACAAAACATTGACTTGGTATTTCTGGATTTTGTCCTGAGCTGCCCTAATGATAGCATCACTGTGACTGTTATAAACAAAACCTTGATGCTTGTGCTTTTTTTCCATATTGGTTTCTAACAGGAGACCTGGAAGCCTTTAAGAAGCAGGCCTTTGTTCTGAAGGAGGGCGTTGAATACAAAATAAAGATCAGCTTTAAGGTGAGAGCTCCTGTAGCTACAGTCAAGACACAACTTCTTGAACAATAAAAGCACATGATCCACTTGTTAGCCAATTGCTACTTAAATGTCGGAAGCACAACTGGTATTACTGCCTTGCTATTACAGTTTGTAATACATTTAAAGTACAGTAAAGAGACCCTACATTTAACTTGGTGCTTAGATACTGAACACACTGATATGAATAATGTTACAGTATTTCTTGCCATAAACTGTTGCTGAGTCTGGTATAGGCTCTGAGGAAAAACGCGTGAAAGATTGAGGCAGCGATGGGAAAAGCTCACAATTCTTAAGCTACTTTTAAGACTggtaaaagacattttaaaaattccaCGAGGTATCTAGTCTCATGTCATTCAGTCAACTTTGTATTATCCAGCTCTGCTCACAGTAAACATTTATCTGGAGCAGGCGAGGAGGAGCAGcggtgaaaaagaaaattcaccCTTTAGTTATTTTGTGACAGCTCAATGAAAGAAATGGATTAAATACAAATCAGGactccatttcctttttctttcaatTGCAGTTTAAATTCAAGGATATTTTAGAAAGTTTCAAGGACAGTTTTCCTCAAGTCTTTCTAAAGTTCATCTCTTGGTTGCTACCAAAATATAGTACATGTTGTTTTGGAATATGTCTttaacagtgtttgtgtctcctcaggtgaacagggagATTGTGTCAGGTCTGAAGTATGTGCAGGAGACATGCAGGAAAGGAATGAAGAGTGAGTGAACTATTTCGCTTAACCTTTTTGAAATTATGTCCACAAATATACTTCTGAAGCTCAGTGTTTAACAGGCAATAACCTTTGTTTGCTGCAAGTGTAGCTTTTGCCAAACATTTGCCCAGTTTAATCAGTTAACAACTAAGTGCTAGACGGCAGCATATTGGACAAAGGTTAAAACTACAACCAAATGTCTCTACGTTGTATGGAAATCTGCCTTATGTAAACTGGCTCACTTAATGAGCCACTAAGCCACCAAAGGTGTGTTAGTTTGCTGGGTAGTTAGCTAATTATCTAATCAGCTGTAGCACATTAAACAGCTTAAAAACTGTCAATAGTAGTTGGTTTAGATattaaatgtattcaaatgtgGTCCTACATGATTTTATCCAATCAACCAAGTTTGTTTCTGAAACAACACTAACAACAGTCACtaacaacagtctctagagtttactcagaataatgtcaaaagcaaaaaataattaaGTGAGCGGcagttctgcagacagaaacacctcGTTGAT from Lates calcarifer isolate ASB-BC8 linkage group LG5, TLL_Latcal_v3, whole genome shotgun sequence includes these protein-coding regions:
- the LOC108884547 gene encoding THO complex subunit 4 — protein: MADKMNMSLDDIIKLNKKGGSGRGRGSSGPGGSSGRAGGSSGPTRSRQNNFNRERNNRSTPYTRPRELPDKWQHDMFEEHVSGRRGQSAGPEGSVENSGKLLVSNLDFGVSDSDIKELFAEFGGLRKASVHYDRSGRSKGTADVHFENKADALKAMKHYNGVPLDGRPMKIQQVTSEDDVQSRQSAQSSNKGFDRSRLGQPKFERRERGERGERRRGGGGSGGFRGRGRGGNRPQLSAEELDAQLDAYNAKFQMDTS
- the LOC108884546 gene encoding rho GDP-dissociation inhibitor 1; amino-acid sequence: MAEDEVTPEQLAAIAAENEEPEPVNYKPPAQKTVKEIHELDKDDESLRKYKEALLGSGVTESDPSVPNVQVTQMSLICESAPNPLVLDLQGDLEAFKKQAFVLKEGVEYKIKISFKVNREIVSGLKYVQETCRKGMKIDKSDYMVGSYGPRPTEYDFLTTMEEAPKGVLARGNYYIKSMFTDDDKHDHLSWEWNLNIKKDWKD